A DNA window from Anastrepha obliqua isolate idAnaObli1 chromosome 5, idAnaObli1_1.0, whole genome shotgun sequence contains the following coding sequences:
- the LOC129247459 gene encoding uncharacterized protein LOC129247459, translating into MNKPPDNKVNLPPNLPALKWDKTRQSNFTSNEPVYLLMSRPNNSDNLKNVSPFLIQKAINSTCGEVEYCKKIISGQILIKTKNGSQANKLTTLTALSNTIIVEITPHKTLNYSKGVIYCNELRSIPESEILDELKPQNVCEVKKILKKVNNDLIETGLIILTFATTTLPTKIHIGYIKTTVRPYIPPPMRCKNCFKFNHVAKFCKSPKSCHNCASNYHINDENQEKCNNPTKCGNCDANGLTCTNHTTLDKKCPIFIREKEIQTIKITSQVDNKTARAIYKERHPHNNYTFAEVTSQHTSKQTTLNSQSEHQNSPHFNHPLAVQPTKPPTKPTTPTTNFSLKIAWKEKSCNIQM; encoded by the coding sequence ATGAATAAGCCACCGGACAATAAAGTAAATTTACCTCCCAATTTACCTGCACTCAAATGGGACAAAACTAGGCAATCAAACTTTACATCGAACGAACCGGTATACTTACTCATGTCCAGACCCAATAACTCAGACAATTTAAAGAATGTTTCACCTTttttgattcaaaaagcaatcaACTCAACTTGCGGCGAAgttgaatattgcaaaaaaattattagcggccaaattttgatcaaaaccaAAAACGGCTCACAAGCGAACAAATTAACGACACTAACAGCGCTTTCAAACACAATCATAGTTGAGATTACACCACACAAAACACTTAATTATTCGAAAGGCGTAATATATTGTAACGAACTAAGATCAATACCCGAAAGTGAAATCCTCGATGAACTAAAACCCCAAAATGTATGCGAGgtgaaaaaaatactcaaaaaagtGAACAATGACCTGATTGAAACAGGATTAATTATACTAACATTTGCCACAACAACATTGCCAACGAAAATACACATCGgttatattaaaacaacagtTCGCCCGTACATCCCCCCACCAATGCgatgcaaaaattgttttaaatttaatcacGTAGCAAAATTCTGCAAAAGTCCAAAGTCCTGCCATAACTGTGCAAGCAATTACCATATTAACGACGAAAACCAAGAGAAATGTAATAATCCTACGAAATGCGGCAACTGCGATGCGAACGGACTAACATGTACTAATCACACCACTCTCGACAAAAAATGTCCCATATTTATACGCGAGAAAGAAATCCAAACAATTAAGATCACCTCACAAGTCGACAACAAAACTGCACGAGCTATTTACAAAGAACGACATCCACACAACAACTATACATTTGCAGAAGTCACCAGTCAACATacttctaaacaaacaacactCAACTCACAATCAGAACATCAAAACTCACCACACTTTAATCACCCACTCGCAGTACAGCCAACAAAACCACCAACAAAGCCAACCACACCAACTACCAATTTCTCACTGAAAAtagcatggaaagaaaaatcaTGCAATATTCAGATGTAA